The genomic segment CCTTGGCGCTGTTTATGAGTTAGACGAACGTAATCGCTTTGGGTTTGCATATCACTACAGTCCTGAAATTGAAGCTGAAGGCGATATGTCTTACGTAGGGGCTGACATTTCTAATGATAAATTATTAATACCTCTTCCAAGCATGGCTGAATTCTCTGGTTATCATGAAATTAAAGATACTAAATTCGCCGTTCACTACTCAGTGCAGTGGATTGGTTGGAGTGATTTTGATGAATTAAACACATCTGGTGGTACAACACTTAATACTTATGAGTGGCAAGACGGTATGCATTATGCGATTGGTGGTACTTACTTCCTAAACGAGGCATGGACACTACGTGCAGGCTACATGTACGATACTGCTGCTCAAGACGAAAAGACATCTATTTCAGTACCAGATTCAGATCGTCAATGGTTCTCTGCAGGCTTTAGCTACCACTTTGAACAAAAACATACCGTTGACTTTGGTTTCACTTACCTATTAGGTAAAGATGTTTCCGTTACAGAAAGCGATGATTTTGGCCAAACTCTAACAGCAACAACGCATGCAGATGCAATTCTTGCTGGTGTTCAGTACAGCTACAGTTTCTAAGATTCATTCTTAAAAATGTAAATACAAAAGGTCAGCACACGCTGGCCTTTTTTGATCTTTAAGAAACAGTATTTAGAACGCTGCGCAACCCCCTCTAACTCCCCCTTCTATTTACTTTATCGATCTCAATAACTCATCAACCAAGGGGAAGAACCTTCTTTGAAGCTGTTCGTTAAGCGATCACCTCTGAAACCTGCAAGCGAAGCGATCTGAGCCCTGCTCTTCCTAGCTCCTACTTTTACTAAAATTTGAGCGTACACGCATACCCTCAAATATCAATTCAAACCTACACCTGTACGCCCAAATATCACATCCGACCAGATAAATACAGATATTTTCATTAAAAGTGATATTAATTACAGAAAAAAGCATCTAAAACACGAATAAATCAATTTTTCATTTGAAGTTTTTGATCTAAAACGTATTATCCACTCAACTTATCACCACAAATTCAGCGAACACTTGAATTTGATTTTGGAATTAACAATGAATAACAATAAAAATCGTCTTTCTATTGCAGTGGCACTTGGTTTATTAGGATCAGTAACAAGCACAAATACTATGGCTGCAGGCTTTCAATTGGCAGAGTATTCAGCGACTGGTCTTGGCCGTGCATACGCAGGTGAAGCGGCTATCGCTGATGGCGCTGATGCACAATGGCGTAACGTTGCAATGCTAACGTACTTAGAAGGCACTCAAGTTTCTGTTGGTGGTATTTATGTAAACCCAAATATTGATGTTGAAGGACAATCGAAATTTTTAGGCCAAGAAATCCAAACTAAATCAGAAGACTTTGCACACGATGCAATTATTCCTAATCTCTATGTTTCTCACCAAGTAGACGATCAAATCTCTATAGGATTTGCTATTGGTACTAACTATGGCATGGAAACTGACCTAGGTTCTGATTTTTCTGGTGCGAATCATGGTAACGAAGCGAGTGTAATTACTAAAGAACTCAACGTTAACATGGCTTACCAAATCAACCAGAAATTCAGTGTCGGTGGTGGTGTCCGTTATGTTATTGCTGAAGGTAGCTTTGGTGCGATTGCTCCTAAACAGCTAGGACCAATCGCAGGTACTACATTAAAATATATGGAAGGAACAGATGAAGCATGGGGCTGGCAAGTTGGTACTGCTTGGCAAATCAATGATACAAACCGTATTGGCTTTAGCTATAAATCAGAAGTTCAATTAGATTTATCTGGTCATGCTAAAGGTCTAGGTTTTGATGCTTATGCACCTCAACCAAGCAGCCAGTATCTTGGTTCTATGGAATTAGCATTACCGGCAACCGCCGAGTTAGCCAGTTTTCACCAGGTGAATGATAAAATCGCTATTCACGCTAGCTTTAACTGGACAGATTGGAGCAGCTTTGAAAAATTAGAAGCGCATATCCCATCTCTTAGTGTTCCAAATCAAGAGATTAAACAAGAAAACTGGGAGGATAACTACCGTTTAGCATTTGGTGGTACTTATACTCTTGATCAAAAAATAACACTACGCTCAGGTATTGCTTATGATACTTCTGCGGTAAGTGAAGAAAATCGTACAGCAACAATCCCTGAAACTGATCGTTTATGGGTGAGTATGGGTGCAGGCTATGCTTGGTCTGAAAATCTAACTCTAGATGCAGGCTTTACCTACATCTTCGCTAAAGATGCAAAAATGCTTGAAGATGATACAGCATCAGCACCTTATGGTGGTACTTTCGAAGGCGAAACTACTGGTAATGTGTGGTTAATTGGTGTTCAAGCTAACTACCATTTCTAATCAAGACTGATTAAATAAACCGAATTATCTAAGGCCTCTTTATCGAGGCCTTTTTGTTTCTATTCGTCGATTTCATCTAAATAATCATCAAAATCTTCTTCTGCTTCTAAATCGATTTTTGGTTCTATTTCTGCTTTAAAGTCTTGGCGTTGTAGATAAACATCACGCGTTAATAAGTATGGATCTGGAGAGGCTTCTAGCATTGGCTCTTGTGAAATTAAATCAACACGAGATTCCATACCTTCTAAACCCCATTTACCCAACCCTTGCCAGAAATTAAGGTAAGACAGCGGCATATATAAACCATCCACAAAATCACCCGCTTCTCGCAATGTCCAAGGGCCATAACCTGGTAGCATAAAATATGCGCCATTACCGACACCATAATGGCCTAACGCATCACTAAAAGACTTCCCACCAGGCTTATCAATATCTGCAGCACTTGCTATATCAATTAATCCAACCAAACCTAGTGTTGTATTTAACCAGAATCGATTAAAGTGAACTAATGCGACTTCTCCATTTCCCATAATTAAATTATTAATTATACTCGCAGGTTCATCTAAATTCGCTAAAAAATTTGCTATCCCCATACGGATTGGAGTTGGTGTATAGTCTACATAGGTCATAGAAACAGGACGAACTAAATAAGGGTCTAAAAGATCATAATTCAGATCCCACATAACTCGATTGAAATCTTCAAAATGATCATCACTATGAGTCTCATCATATTCAATATCAGCTGAATTTATCGTTTCTACTTCATCCTGTTGTGGTGTTTGGGAGCAACCAGTCACCATTACCATAAGGACATAAGAGATACATATTCTTTTAAACACAATACACCTTTATTTTTATCATAAAAATTTCAATTTGAAATAATACTAACTTAAATGATCTCTATCTGAATAAATTGTCAGATAATTAAAAACGGGTGGAAGTTAATTCACTTCCACCCGTTAAAGTATGTCCCTTTTTAATTTCTATTAATATTGTTTATCAATAGATAAAGTTACCTTTTCACCTAACTTACTGACTGCACTTTCACCGTACCAATCACCATTTTTTGTTGAAACGTTACCATCCTGGTCAATACGAGCTCGAACAATAAAGTTTGGCATCTCAGACAATTTACGCTGCTCAATCATGTTGTTGTCATCTGACATCATGATTTTTAGCGGGAAACGGCTAAGTGGAACACGAGCAGCAGCCACTGGCATCGCTGAACCATCAGCAGGATGAATCGACACAATCACCACACCTTGAGAAGGCAATTTAACATTACCGCCCAAATTCACCGTAACAGAAACTTGTTTTTCTAAGCTTGCTTCAGGGTTAATCTTAGATTGGGCACGCTCAATACTACGAGTCAACATTTCATAACGAGAGTCATCCGGACCAATCAGCATTTGCATTGCTTTCCATGCAGATGCTGCACCTTGATAATCTTGACGCTCAAAGGAATTGAAAGCCAATAAAGAGAGCGCTCTAAGATTTGATGAGTCACTACGAAGTACTTCTTTAAGCATCTTCTTCGCTCGCTCTGCTTTTGCATCATCACCCGAAAGCATTAATGCTTG from the Aliivibrio wodanis genome contains:
- the fadL gene encoding long-chain fatty acid transport protein, producing MNNNKNRLSIAVALGLLGSVTSTNTMAAGFQLAEYSATGLGRAYAGEAAIADGADAQWRNVAMLTYLEGTQVSVGGIYVNPNIDVEGQSKFLGQEIQTKSEDFAHDAIIPNLYVSHQVDDQISIGFAIGTNYGMETDLGSDFSGANHGNEASVITKELNVNMAYQINQKFSVGGGVRYVIAEGSFGAIAPKQLGPIAGTTLKYMEGTDEAWGWQVGTAWQINDTNRIGFSYKSEVQLDLSGHAKGLGFDAYAPQPSSQYLGSMELALPATAELASFHQVNDKIAIHASFNWTDWSSFEKLEAHIPSLSVPNQEIKQENWEDNYRLAFGGTYTLDQKITLRSGIAYDTSAVSEENRTATIPETDRLWVSMGAGYAWSENLTLDAGFTYIFAKDAKMLEDDTASAPYGGTFEGETTGNVWLIGVQANYHF
- the vacJ gene encoding lipoprotein VacJ precursor: MFKRICISYVLMVMVTGCSQTPQQDEVETINSADIEYDETHSDDHFEDFNRVMWDLNYDLLDPYLVRPVSMTYVDYTPTPIRMGIANFLANLDEPASIINNLIMGNGEVALVHFNRFWLNTTLGLVGLIDIASAADIDKPGGKSFSDALGHYGVGNGAYFMLPGYGPWTLREAGDFVDGLYMPLSYLNFWQGLGKWGLEGMESRVDLISQEPMLEASPDPYLLTRDVYLQRQDFKAEIEPKIDLEAEEDFDDYLDEIDE